One region of Corvus cornix cornix isolate S_Up_H32 chromosome 14, ASM73873v5, whole genome shotgun sequence genomic DNA includes:
- the RHBDL1 gene encoding rhomboid-related protein 1 isoform X1, translating into MDRSSLLQLIQEQLDPENTGFIGVETFASLVHSHELPLDPAKLDMLVALAQGNDEGQVCYQELVDLISSKRSSSFKRAIANGQRALPRDVLLDETGLGIYKRFVRYVAYEILPCEMDRRWYFYQHRTCPPPVFMAAVTLTQIIVFLCYGARLNKWVLQTYHPEYMKSPLVYHPGTARRAWRFLTYMFMHVGLEQLGFNALLQLMIGVPLEMVHGILRISFLYLAGVLAGSLTVSITDMRAPLVGGSGGVYALCSAHLANVVMNWAGMRCPYKLLRMVLALVCMSSEVGRAVWLRFSPPLPASGPQPSFMAHLAGAIVGISMGLTILRSYEESLQDQCGWWVLLLSYGTFLLFAVFWNIFAYDLLGAQIPPPP; encoded by the exons ATGGACAggagctccctgctgcagctcatccAGGAGCAG CTCGACCCCGAAAACACCGGCTTCATCGGCGTGGAGACGTTCGCCAGCCTGGTGCACAGCCATGAGCTGCCCCTGGACCCCGCCAAGCTGGACATGCTGgttgccctggcacagggcaaCGACGAGGGGCAGGTCTGCTATCAGGAGCTGGTAGACCTG ATCAGCAGCAAGCGCTCGAGCAGCTTCAAGCGCGCCATCGCCAACGGGCAGCGGGCGCTGCCCCGCGACGTCCTGCTGGACGAGACCGGCCTCGGCATCTACAAACGCTTCGTCCGCTACGTGGCCTACGAGATCCTGCCCTGCGAGATGGACCGGCGCTGGTACTTCTACCAGCACCGCACCTGCCCGCCGCCCGTCTTCATGGCAGCCGTCACCCTCACCCAG ATCATCGTGTTCCTGTGCTATGGGGCGCGGCTGAACAAGTGGGTGCTGCAGACCTACCACCCCGAGTACATGAAGAGCCCCCTGGTCTATCACCCGGGCACCGCGCGCCGCGCCTGGCGCTTCCTCACCTACATGTTCATGCACGTGGG gctggagcagctggggttCAACGCCCTCCTGCAGCTGATGATCGGGGTGCCCCTGGAGATGGTGCACGGCATCCTGCGCATCAGCTTCCTCTACCTGGCCGGGGTCCTGGCAG GCTCCCTCACCGTCTCCATCACGGACATGAGGGCTCCCCTGGTCGGGGGCTCGGGGGGGGTCTAcgccctctgctctgctcacctcGCCAATGTCGTCATG AACTGGGCCGGGATGCGCTGTCCCTACAAGCTGCTGCGGATGGTGCTGGCGCTGGTGTGCA TGAGCTCTGAGGTCGGTCGCGCCGTCTGGCTCCGCTTCTCGCCGCCGCTGCCGGCCTCGGGCCCCCAGCCCAGCTTCATGGCGCACCTGGCGGGGGCCATCGTGGGCATCAGCATGGGGCTGACCATCCTGCGCAGCTACGAGGAGAGCCTGCAGGACCAGTGCGgctggtgggtgctgctgctgtcctacGGCACCTTCCTGCTCTTCGCCGTCTTCTGGAACATCTTCGCCTACGACCTGCTGGGGGCACAGATCCCCCCCCCGCCGTAG
- the JMJD8 gene encoding jmjC domain-containing protein 8 isoform X1 — translation MAAAARLLLLLLPLGWVRPGGCTDPPDGGWLAGTVPEEPRCTVERADASLTYSVFLQRFAFSRPVILGGITDNSAFRALCTREKLLAAFGPFPVRLSTANTYSYRKVDVPFQEYVEHLLKPQDPARLGSDTLYFFGDNNFTEWGPLFQHYVPPPFRIPGTSPAYSFGIAGSGSGVPFHWHGPGFSEVIFGRKRWFLYPPDKTPHFHPNETTLAWLQHTYPTLPPAQHPLECTLHPGEVLYFPDHWWHATLNLDTSVFISTFLG, via the exons atggcggcggcggcgcggctgctgctgctgctgctgccgctgggCTGGGTCCGGCCCGGCGGCTGCACCGACCCTCCGGACGGCGGCTG GCTGGCGGGCACGGTGCCGGAGGAGCCACGCTGCACCGTGGAGCGAGCCGACGCCTCCCTCACCTACTCCGTCTTCCTGCAGCG GTTCGCATTCTCCCGGCCGGTGATCCTCGGTGGGATCACGGATAATTCG GCGTTCCGAGCCCTCTGCACCCGGGAGAAGCTGCTGGCGGCCTTCGGGCCCTTCCCAGTGCGGCTCAGCACGGCCAACACCTACTCATACCGCAAAG TGGATGTGCCCTTCCAGGAGTACGTGGAGCATCTGCTGAAGCCGCAGGACCCGGCCCGGCTGGGCAGCG ACACCCTCTACTTCTTCGGGGACAACAACTTCACCGAGTGGGGTCCCCTCTTCCAGCACTACGTGCCCCCTCCCTTCCGCATCCCTGGCACCAGCCCCGCCTACAGCTTTGGGATCGCAG GCTCAGGCTCTGGTGTTCCCTTCCACTGGCATGGCCCTGGTTTCTCCGAGGTGATTTTCGGCAGGAAG CGCTGGTTTCTGTACCCGCCCGATAAAACCCCGCACTTCCACCCCAACGAGACGACGCTGGCCTGGCTCCAGCACACGTATCCCACCCTGccaccagcccagcacccaTTGGAGTGCACCCTGCACCCTGGGGAG gtCCTGTACTTCCCTGACCACTGGTGGCATGCCACGCTCAACCTGGACACCAGTGTCTTCATCTCCACCTTCCTGGGCTAG
- the JMJD8 gene encoding jmjC domain-containing protein 8 isoform X3, with the protein MAAAARLLLLLLPLGWVRPGGCTDPPDGGWLAGTVPEEPRCTVERADASLTYSVFLQRFAFSRPVILGGITDNSAFRALCTREKLLAAFGPFPVRLSTANTYSYRKVDVPFQEYVEHLLKPQDPARLGSDTLYFFGDNNFTEWGPLFQHYVPPPFRIPGTSPAYSFGIAGSGSGVPFHWHGPGFSEVIFGRKRALKSQAGRQPTETLESQVDANLLH; encoded by the exons atggcggcggcggcgcggctgctgctgctgctgctgccgctgggCTGGGTCCGGCCCGGCGGCTGCACCGACCCTCCGGACGGCGGCTG GCTGGCGGGCACGGTGCCGGAGGAGCCACGCTGCACCGTGGAGCGAGCCGACGCCTCCCTCACCTACTCCGTCTTCCTGCAGCG GTTCGCATTCTCCCGGCCGGTGATCCTCGGTGGGATCACGGATAATTCG GCGTTCCGAGCCCTCTGCACCCGGGAGAAGCTGCTGGCGGCCTTCGGGCCCTTCCCAGTGCGGCTCAGCACGGCCAACACCTACTCATACCGCAAAG TGGATGTGCCCTTCCAGGAGTACGTGGAGCATCTGCTGAAGCCGCAGGACCCGGCCCGGCTGGGCAGCG ACACCCTCTACTTCTTCGGGGACAACAACTTCACCGAGTGGGGTCCCCTCTTCCAGCACTACGTGCCCCCTCCCTTCCGCATCCCTGGCACCAGCCCCGCCTACAGCTTTGGGATCGCAG GCTCAGGCTCTGGTGTTCCCTTCCACTGGCATGGCCCTGGTTTCTCCGAGGTGATTTTCGGCAGGAAG AGGGCGCTCAAAAGCCAGGCAGGCCGTCAGCCGACCGAAACGCTGGAATCTCAGGTGGATGCAAATCTGTTGCATTag
- the RHBDL1 gene encoding rhomboid-related protein 1 isoform X2, giving the protein MDRSSLLQLIQEQLDPENTGFIGVETFASLVHSHELPLDPAKLDMLVALAQGNDEGQISSKRSSSFKRAIANGQRALPRDVLLDETGLGIYKRFVRYVAYEILPCEMDRRWYFYQHRTCPPPVFMAAVTLTQIIVFLCYGARLNKWVLQTYHPEYMKSPLVYHPGTARRAWRFLTYMFMHVGLEQLGFNALLQLMIGVPLEMVHGILRISFLYLAGVLAGSLTVSITDMRAPLVGGSGGVYALCSAHLANVVMNWAGMRCPYKLLRMVLALVCMSSEVGRAVWLRFSPPLPASGPQPSFMAHLAGAIVGISMGLTILRSYEESLQDQCGWWVLLLSYGTFLLFAVFWNIFAYDLLGAQIPPPP; this is encoded by the exons ATGGACAggagctccctgctgcagctcatccAGGAGCAG CTCGACCCCGAAAACACCGGCTTCATCGGCGTGGAGACGTTCGCCAGCCTGGTGCACAGCCATGAGCTGCCCCTGGACCCCGCCAAGCTGGACATGCTGgttgccctggcacagggcaaCGACGAGGGGCAG ATCAGCAGCAAGCGCTCGAGCAGCTTCAAGCGCGCCATCGCCAACGGGCAGCGGGCGCTGCCCCGCGACGTCCTGCTGGACGAGACCGGCCTCGGCATCTACAAACGCTTCGTCCGCTACGTGGCCTACGAGATCCTGCCCTGCGAGATGGACCGGCGCTGGTACTTCTACCAGCACCGCACCTGCCCGCCGCCCGTCTTCATGGCAGCCGTCACCCTCACCCAG ATCATCGTGTTCCTGTGCTATGGGGCGCGGCTGAACAAGTGGGTGCTGCAGACCTACCACCCCGAGTACATGAAGAGCCCCCTGGTCTATCACCCGGGCACCGCGCGCCGCGCCTGGCGCTTCCTCACCTACATGTTCATGCACGTGGG gctggagcagctggggttCAACGCCCTCCTGCAGCTGATGATCGGGGTGCCCCTGGAGATGGTGCACGGCATCCTGCGCATCAGCTTCCTCTACCTGGCCGGGGTCCTGGCAG GCTCCCTCACCGTCTCCATCACGGACATGAGGGCTCCCCTGGTCGGGGGCTCGGGGGGGGTCTAcgccctctgctctgctcacctcGCCAATGTCGTCATG AACTGGGCCGGGATGCGCTGTCCCTACAAGCTGCTGCGGATGGTGCTGGCGCTGGTGTGCA TGAGCTCTGAGGTCGGTCGCGCCGTCTGGCTCCGCTTCTCGCCGCCGCTGCCGGCCTCGGGCCCCCAGCCCAGCTTCATGGCGCACCTGGCGGGGGCCATCGTGGGCATCAGCATGGGGCTGACCATCCTGCGCAGCTACGAGGAGAGCCTGCAGGACCAGTGCGgctggtgggtgctgctgctgtcctacGGCACCTTCCTGCTCTTCGCCGTCTTCTGGAACATCTTCGCCTACGACCTGCTGGGGGCACAGATCCCCCCCCCGCCGTAG
- the STUB1 gene encoding E3 ubiquitin-protein ligase CHIP has product MKGKEEREGGAAGPGAAGPGAGGAGGGSPEKSHSAQEHKEQGNRLFGGRKYPEAAACYGRAINRNPLVAVYYTNRALCYLKMQQHDKALADCKRALELDGQSVKAHFFLGQCQMEMENYDEAIANLQRAYNLAKEQRLNFGDDIPSALRIAKKKRWNSIEEKRINQENELHSHLTKLIMAEKERELAECRKTQQEENTDESRSRVQLASIEAKHDKYLADMDELFSQVDEKRKKRDIPDYLCGKISFELMREPCITPSGITYDRKDIEEHLQRVGHFDPVTRSPLTQDQLIPNLAMKEVIDAFISENGWVEDY; this is encoded by the exons ATGAAGGGCAAGGAGGAGCGCgagggcggcgcggcggggcccggcgcggcggggccgggcgcggggggcgcgggcggcggcagcCCCGAGAAGAGCCACAGCGCGCAGGAGCACAAGGAGCAGGGGAACCGGCTCTTCGGCGGCCGCAAGTACCCCGAGGCCGCCGCCTGCTACGGCCGCGCCATC AACCGGAACCCCTTGGTGGCCGTGTACTACACCAACCGGGCCCTGTGCTACCTGAAGATGCAGCAGCACGACAAGGCCCTGGCCGACTGCAAGCGGGCCCTGGAGCTGGACGGGCAGTCAGTGAAGGCTCACTTCTTCCTGGGCCAGTGCCAGATGGAGATGGAAAACTACGACGAGGCCATCGCCAACCTGCAGAGAG cctACAACCTCGCCAAGGAACAGCGGCTGAATTTCGGGGATGACATCCCCAGCGCGCTGCGTATCGCCAAGAAGAAACGCTGGAACAGCATCGAGGAGAAGCGGATCAACCAGGAGAACGAGCTGCACTCCCACCTGACCAAGCTGATCATGGCGGAGAAGGAGAG GGAGCTGGCGGAGTGCCGGAAGActcagcaggaggaaaacacGGACGAGAGCCGGAGCCGTGTTCAGCTGGCCAGCATCGAGGCCAAACAC GACAAATACCTGGCAGACATGGATGAGCTCTTCTCCCAAGTGGATGAGAAGAGGAAG AAGCGGGACATCCCTGACTACCTGTGTGGGAAGATCAGTTTTGAGCTGATGAGAGAGCCCTGCATCACGCCCAGCGGCATCACCTACGacaggaaagacattgaggaGCATCTCCAG CGTGTGGGTCATTTTGACCCGGTGACGCGGAGTCCCCTGACCCAGGACCAGCTGATCCCCAATCTCGCCATGAAGGAGGTGATAGACGCGTTCATCTCGGAGAACGGCTGGGTGGAGGATTACTGA
- the JMJD8 gene encoding jmjC domain-containing protein 8 isoform X2, producing the protein MAAAARLLLLLLPLGWVRPGGCTDPPDGGWLAGTVPEEPRCTVERADASLTYSVFLQRFAFSRPVILGGITDNSAFRALCTREKLLAAFGPFPVRLSTANTYSYRKVDVPFQEYVEHLLKPQDPARLGSALRAPSLPHPWHQPRLQLWDRRLRLWCSLPLAWPWFLRGDFRQEEGAQKPGRPSADRNAGISGGCKSVALVFVGFLRDFIKRNKNFNPGGCS; encoded by the exons atggcggcggcggcgcggctgctgctgctgctgctgccgctgggCTGGGTCCGGCCCGGCGGCTGCACCGACCCTCCGGACGGCGGCTG GCTGGCGGGCACGGTGCCGGAGGAGCCACGCTGCACCGTGGAGCGAGCCGACGCCTCCCTCACCTACTCCGTCTTCCTGCAGCG GTTCGCATTCTCCCGGCCGGTGATCCTCGGTGGGATCACGGATAATTCG GCGTTCCGAGCCCTCTGCACCCGGGAGAAGCTGCTGGCGGCCTTCGGGCCCTTCCCAGTGCGGCTCAGCACGGCCAACACCTACTCATACCGCAAAG TGGATGTGCCCTTCCAGGAGTACGTGGAGCATCTGCTGAAGCCGCAGGACCCGGCCCGGCTGGGCAGCG CACTACGTGCCCCCTCCCTTCCGCATCCCTGGCACCAGCCCCGCCTACAGCTTTGGGATCGCAG GCTCAGGCTCTGGTGTTCCCTTCCACTGGCATGGCCCTGGTTTCTCCGAGGTGATTTTCGGCAGGAAG AGGGCGCTCAAAAGCCAGGCAGGCCGTCAGCCGACCGAAACGCTGGAATCTCAGGTGGATGCAAATCTGTTGCATTagtttttgtggggtttttaaggGACTTCATTAAAAGGAACAAGAACTTTAACCCAGGTGGTTGTTCTTAG
- the WDR24 gene encoding LOW QUALITY PROTEIN: GATOR complex protein WDR24 (The sequence of the model RefSeq protein was modified relative to this genomic sequence to represent the inferred CDS: deleted 1 base in 1 codon), with protein MEKMARVTTALGGNVLTGRTMFCHLDAPANAISVCRDAAQVVVAGRNIFKIYSIEEEQFVEKLNLRVGRKPSLNFSCADVVWHQMDENLLATAATNGVVVTWNLGKPSRNKQDQLFTEHKRTVNKVCFHPTEVYMLLSGSQDGYMKCFDLRKKDSVSTFSGQSESVRDVQFSIRDYFTFAATFENGNVQLWDIRRPDRYERMFTAHNGPVFCCDWHPEDRGWLATGGRDKMVKVWDMNTTRAKEIYCVQTIASVARVKWRPECKHHIATCSMMVDHNIYVWDVRRPFIPSAMFEEHKDVTTGIVWRHLHDPYFLLSGSKDSTLYQHIFKDASQPIDRANPEGLCYSLYGDLAFAAKESLISSDSNRKPYIGDRRHPIFFKRKLDPTEQFEYISSSSALNVFETDVESGSMDWFVHTAKQYALAGRPLAELCDHNAKVAKGLDRNQVAQTWTMLRIIYSSLGTMSSTNLNHSMGKGSTALPLMNSFNLKDIPAGLGSESRLDRSKGESRTENILMDSSSTLINNEDNEETEGSDVPADYLLGDVEADEDDLYMMDHENPHAEEQEYSLPQEAFPLRHEIVDNPSALDHLQDKADSPHVSGNEAETVSLTPVESFSLISISHSLYENRLPSDFFNPIVRDTLLFYAEQGDVQMAVSVLIVLGERIRKEIDEQTQEHWYTSYIDLLQRFQLWNISNEVIKLSTCRAINCLNQASTTLHVNCSNCKRPMSNRGWICDRCRQCASMCAVCHHVVKGLFVWCQGCSHGGHLQHIMKWLETSSHCPAGCGHLCEYT; from the exons ATGGAGAAGATGGCCAGGGTCACCACCGCCCTGGGGGGCAACGTGCTGACCGGCCGCACCATGTTCTGCCACCTGGACGCCCCCGCCAACGCCATCAGCGTGTGCCGGGACGCTGCCCAGGTGGTGGTGGCTGGCCGCAACATCTTCAAGATCTACTCCATCGAGGAGGAGCAGTTTGTGGAGAAGCTGAACCTCCGCGTGGGCCGCAAACCCTCCCTGAACTTCAGCTGCGCCGATGTGGTGTGGCACCAGATGGACGAGAACCTGCTGGCCACCGCCGCCACCAACGGTGTGGTGGTCACCTGGAACCTGGGCAAGCCGTCCCGCAACAAGCAGGACCAGCTGTTCACGGAGCACAAGCGCACTGTCAACAAGGTGTGCTTCCACCCCACCGAGGTGTACATGCTGCTCAGCGGCTCCCAGGACGGCTACATGAAGTGCTTTGACCTGCGCAAGAAGGACTCTGTCAGCACCTTCTCTG gccAGTCGGAGAGCGTGCGTGACGTCCAGTTCAGCATCCGGGACTATTTCACCTTCGCTGCCACCTTTGAGAATGGGAACGTGCAGCTGTGGGACATCCGCCGGCCCGACCGCTACGAGAGGATGTTCACTGCCCACAACGGGCCTGTCTTCTGCTGCGACTGGCACCCAGAGGACAG GGGCTGGCTGGCCACGGGCGGCCGGGACAAGATGGTGAAGGTGTGGGACATGAACACGACGCGGGCCAAGGAGATCTACTGCGTGCAGACCATCGCCTCGGTGGCACGGGTGAAGTGGCGCCCCGAGTGCAAGCACCACATCGCCACCTGCTCCATGATGGTGGACCACAACATCTACGTGTGGGACGTGCGCCGCCCCTTCATCCCCTCCGCCATGTTCGAGGAGCACAAGGACGTCACCACGGGCATCGTGTGGCGGCACCTCCACGACCCCTATTTCCTCCTGTCGGGCTCGAAGGACAGCACCCTTTACCAGCACATCTTCAAGGATGCCAGCCAGCCCATCGACCGGGCCAACCCCGAGGGGCTGTGCTACAGCCTCTACGGAGACCTGGCCTTCGCCGCCAAGGAGAGCCTCATCTCCTCCGACTCCAACCGCAAGCCCTACATCGGGGACCGGCGCCACCCCATCTTCTTCAAGCGCAAGCTGGACCCCACGGAGCAGTTCGAGTACATCTCGTCCTCCAGCGCCCTCAACGTGTTCGAGACGGACGTGGAGAGCGGCAGCATGGACTGGTTCGTGCACACGGCCAAGCAGTACGCC CTGGCCGGCCGGCCGCTGGCCGAGCTCTGCGACCACAACGCCAAGGTGGCCAAGGGGCTGGACCGCAACCAG GTGGCTCAGACGTGGACGATGCTGAGGATTATCTACTCCAGCCTCGGCACCATGTCGTCCACAAACCTCAACCACAGCATGGGGAAAGGCAGCACCGCTCTCCCACTCATGAACAG ctttaaCCTGAAAGATatccctgctgggctgggcagcgAGTCCAGACTGGACCGCAGCAAAGGAGAAAGCCGCACAGAAAACATCCTCATGGATTCCTCCTCCACCCTGATCAACAACGAGG ACAACGAGGAGACAGAGGGCAGCGACGTCCCTGCAGATTATCTGCTGGGAGACGTGGAGGCAGATGAGGATGACCTGTACATGATGGACCACGAGAACCCGCACG CTGAAGAGCAGGAATACAGCCTTCCCCAGGAAGCCTTCCCTCTGCGCCACGAAATCGTGGACAACCCATCGGCCTTGGACCACCTGCAGGACAAGGCCGACTCCCCTCACGTCAGCGGCAACGAGGCCGAGACGGTGTCGCTGACCCCCGTGGAGTCCTTCTCGCTCATCTCCATCTCCCACTCGCTCTACGAGAACCGCCTGCCCTCCGACTTCTTCAACCCCATCGTGCGGGACACGCTGCTCTTCTACGCCGAGCAGGGGGACGTGCAGATGGCCGTGTCTGTGCTCATCGTGCTGGGAGAGCGCATCCGCAAGGAGATCGATGAGCAGACACAG GAGCACTGGTACACATCCTACATCGACCTGCTGCAGCGCTTCCAGCTCTGGAACATCTCCAACGAGGTGATCAAGCTGAGCACGTGCCGTGCCATCAACTGCCTCAACCAGGCTTCCACCACCCTGCACGTCAACTGCAGCAACTGCAAGCGGCCCATGAGCAACAGGGGCTGGATCTGCGACAG GTGTCGGCAGTGTGCCAGCATGTGTGCCGTGTGTCACCACGTGGTGAAGGGGCTCTTCGTctggtgccagggctgcagccacgGCGGCCACCTACAGCACATCATGAAGTGGCTGGAGACCAGCTCCCACTGCCCCGCCGGCTGCGGCCACCTCTGCGAGTACACCTGA